In Roseisolibacter agri, a genomic segment contains:
- a CDS encoding class I SAM-dependent methyltransferase: MSEVGFLAGYDVVVCGACGAGFADRIPTQAHFDEYYRDLSKYEYDQRDGMESEHDRLRLQQVVADLLPHLPGTNARVLDVGCASGRLLSLLRAEGVDSVTGLDPSPRCCDVARRLYGIDVRTGTLNRLPSSMQQYDVVLLIGVLEHLEDLDVALAAVRRLLAPAGIVWVEVPDVLGFSEWPNAPFQEFSVEHIQFFSPRSLSNLMSLRGFEEVTVLRNSRPQSSGTIMPNLSAMFRMLPALDGDAPEITRDSETLPALREYVAWSAAQDGRLQQRIDDVVDSARPIAVWGVGTHTSRLLSSSRLRDARIIAFVDSNLKYHGHTLNGIPVVGPEWLRGRGEAILISSRVFEREIRDQIRDELRLPNDIILLYEV, from the coding sequence GTGAGCGAGGTGGGGTTCCTGGCCGGCTACGATGTCGTGGTCTGCGGCGCATGCGGTGCGGGATTCGCCGATCGCATCCCCACACAGGCCCACTTCGACGAATACTACCGCGACCTGTCGAAGTACGAGTACGACCAGCGTGACGGCATGGAGTCGGAGCATGACCGCCTGCGACTGCAGCAGGTCGTCGCGGATCTGCTCCCGCACCTGCCGGGGACGAACGCGCGCGTGCTGGACGTTGGGTGCGCGAGCGGCCGGCTGCTCTCGTTGCTCAGGGCGGAGGGTGTCGACAGCGTGACCGGGCTCGACCCCTCGCCGCGCTGCTGCGACGTCGCCCGCCGCCTCTACGGAATCGACGTCCGCACCGGCACGCTGAATCGCCTGCCGTCTTCGATGCAGCAATACGACGTCGTCCTCCTCATCGGGGTTCTGGAGCACCTCGAAGACCTCGACGTTGCGCTTGCCGCGGTGCGCCGCCTGCTCGCACCAGCGGGGATCGTCTGGGTCGAAGTGCCGGACGTGCTCGGCTTCAGCGAGTGGCCGAACGCGCCGTTCCAGGAATTCAGCGTGGAGCACATTCAGTTCTTCTCGCCACGCTCGCTGAGCAACCTGATGTCGCTCCGCGGCTTCGAGGAGGTGACCGTGCTGCGCAACTCGCGACCGCAGAGCTCGGGGACCATCATGCCCAACCTCAGCGCAATGTTTCGCATGCTGCCCGCGCTCGACGGTGATGCGCCGGAGATCACGCGGGACTCCGAAACGCTACCGGCGCTCCGTGAGTATGTGGCGTGGTCGGCCGCGCAGGACGGTCGACTGCAACAGCGGATCGACGACGTCGTCGACTCGGCGCGCCCGATCGCCGTGTGGGGCGTCGGTACCCACACCAGCCGGCTCCTCTCGAGTAGTCGACTGCGCGACGCTCGCATCATCGCGTTTGTGGATTCTAATCTCAAATACCACGGGCATACCTTGAATGGCATCCCCGTCGTTGGGCCTGAGTGGCTGCGCGGGCGAGGTGAGGCGATCCTCATCTCATCCCGCGTGTTCGAGCGCGAGATCCGCGATCAGATTCGCGATGAGCTTCGGCTCCCGAATGACATCATCCTGCTATATGAAGTTTGA
- a CDS encoding NAD-dependent epimerase/dehydratase family protein: MKRLSREDRDYVLEGAFPHLARLRGGRLFVTGGTGFIGSWLVEAIAHANEHQNLACHLTLLVPEHELSSERVAGLAMLPGVRILPGDLVTLDASRASHAFDGVIHAAIHVDASTISARPIPTLESAVEGTRRTLEFARASGARRVLFVSSGAVYGPLPPAVACVSEDYRGGPDPFRAESVYAEGKRIGETMCAAYSRQYGIESVVARCFAFVGPRLPLDRHFAIGNFLRDALAGGPVVVTGDGTAVRSYMYAADLSIWLLAAFVAGGDGRVYNVGSSHDASLADVARVVASVAGRDVRVEVRGTPVPGAPVDRYVPSVQRAIAELGVSEGVPLQHAVERTLAWHRARS; the protein is encoded by the coding sequence ATGAAGCGGTTGTCCCGGGAGGACAGGGACTACGTCCTCGAGGGCGCCTTCCCGCACTTGGCGCGCCTGCGAGGGGGGCGGCTGTTCGTCACTGGCGGCACGGGCTTCATCGGGTCGTGGCTGGTGGAGGCGATCGCGCACGCGAACGAGCATCAGAACCTGGCGTGTCATCTGACGCTGCTCGTCCCGGAGCATGAGTTGAGCTCCGAGCGGGTCGCCGGACTCGCCATGCTACCGGGCGTGCGCATCCTTCCAGGCGACCTCGTGACGCTGGATGCATCGCGCGCCTCCCATGCATTCGATGGTGTGATCCATGCCGCCATCCACGTAGACGCGTCCACCATCAGCGCCCGGCCGATACCCACCCTGGAGAGCGCCGTGGAGGGAACGCGTCGCACGCTTGAATTCGCGCGAGCCTCCGGGGCCCGGCGAGTGCTGTTCGTGAGCTCCGGCGCCGTGTATGGGCCGCTGCCACCCGCCGTCGCGTGCGTGTCCGAGGATTATCGCGGAGGGCCGGATCCCTTCCGGGCGGAGTCCGTCTACGCGGAGGGAAAGCGCATCGGTGAGACCATGTGCGCGGCCTACTCGCGGCAGTATGGCATCGAGAGCGTCGTCGCTCGTTGCTTCGCGTTCGTCGGTCCGCGACTGCCACTCGACCGACACTTTGCGATTGGGAACTTCCTTCGCGATGCGCTGGCGGGGGGGCCGGTCGTGGTCACCGGCGATGGGACCGCGGTGCGATCGTACATGTACGCCGCGGATCTCAGCATCTGGTTGCTGGCAGCGTTCGTGGCCGGCGGGGACGGGCGGGTCTACAACGTCGGCTCTTCGCATGACGCCTCGCTCGCGGACGTAGCCAGGGTGGTCGCGTCCGTCGCTGGCAGGGATGTCCGTGTCGAGGTTCGAGGCACCCCGGTGCCCGGCGCGCCCGTCGACCGGTACGTGCCATCCGTTCAGCGCGCAATCGCGGAGCTCGGCGTCTCGGAAGGCGTGCCCTTACAGCACGCCGTCGAGCGGACGCTGGCCTGGCACCGCGCACGGTCATGA
- a CDS encoding NAD-dependent epimerase/dehydratase family protein, with the protein MTMSLHPVLQADFARIASAPLPWHALDRSSVLVTGAGGLVASYVVEFLLSLREQLGVGPAVVCAVVRDLGRAQGRYAGYATRRDLLLLKQDVARPIQHDTRFDFIVHAAGRAMPSAFGGDPVGTYLPNVLGTHLLLERARRDGARGFLFVSSGAVHGVLPAHAVIAEDVYGVVDPLDLRSGYAESKRMGETMCRSWHAQYGVPTVIARLGHTYGPGVSRSDERAFAEFLYAVVDGRNIVLNSDGSAVRPYCYLADATEGMLRVLLTGSHGEAYLVQNPHATCSVRDLATIIAQLAPERRVHVQQGGEAPGVGYLPNRDPPRPVSIAKMNALGWFPTVGITDGFRRTLDTLL; encoded by the coding sequence ATGACCATGTCGTTGCATCCGGTCCTGCAGGCGGACTTCGCGCGCATCGCCTCCGCCCCACTGCCTTGGCATGCGCTAGATCGCAGCTCGGTCTTGGTGACCGGGGCTGGTGGGCTGGTCGCCTCGTACGTCGTGGAGTTTCTGCTCTCCCTCCGCGAACAGCTCGGCGTGGGGCCGGCGGTCGTGTGCGCCGTGGTGCGCGACCTCGGACGCGCTCAGGGGCGGTATGCGGGATACGCGACACGTCGAGACCTGTTGCTGCTCAAGCAGGACGTGGCGAGGCCCATCCAACACGATACGCGGTTCGACTTCATCGTGCACGCGGCCGGCCGTGCGATGCCGAGCGCATTTGGTGGCGATCCGGTAGGCACGTATCTGCCGAACGTGCTCGGCACCCATCTCCTCTTGGAGCGGGCCCGGCGCGACGGCGCGAGAGGCTTTCTGTTCGTCAGCTCGGGCGCGGTCCACGGCGTTCTCCCCGCGCACGCGGTCATTGCCGAGGATGTGTACGGAGTCGTCGATCCGCTCGACCTGCGGTCGGGCTACGCCGAGTCCAAGCGTATGGGGGAAACCATGTGCCGGAGCTGGCACGCCCAGTACGGCGTGCCAACGGTCATCGCCCGACTGGGACATACGTACGGCCCTGGGGTCAGCCGGTCCGACGAGCGCGCATTCGCCGAGTTCCTGTACGCGGTCGTGGACGGGCGCAACATCGTGCTCAACAGCGACGGTTCTGCGGTACGCCCATACTGCTACCTAGCCGACGCCACGGAGGGGATGCTGCGCGTGCTGCTGACCGGTAGTCACGGAGAGGCCTACCTCGTGCAGAACCCGCACGCGACGTGCAGCGTGCGTGATCTCGCCACCATCATCGCGCAGCTCGCCCCCGAGCGGCGCGTGCATGTGCAGCAGGGGGGCGAGGCGCCCGGCGTAGGGTACCTTCCGAATCGCGACCCGCCGCGCCCGGTGAGCATCGCGAAGATGAACGCGCTGGGGTGGTTTCCAACGGTTGGCATCACGGATGGCTTTCGGCGAACACTCGACACGCTGCTATGA
- a CDS encoding FkbM family methyltransferase, translating to MVSNGWHHGWLSANTRHAAMSTERLDARAAFERGEIEKHEFAKRMAQLHDVLREYGELVRGTDVEGIEITDGQVVLRSRYGGARFPCDPRDRGIPPIVALNFGGYERKDFEMVRRLFPPGGTFVDVGANIGWYSVHVALGDPAARVIAIEPVAASRAWLVRAVALNGLANVQVVARAISDRVGEVVLFVSEGIAGAASAAPAEILQGAEPVSVGATTLDDLARVHDVRADFLKLDIEGGEFAALRGARRMLERDRPMVFAEMLRKLSKPFGYHPNEIISYLAELEYRCFRVENASLVPFTTMDEATVETNFFFLHRGAHEGVIARLAVAR from the coding sequence GTGGTTTCCAACGGTTGGCATCACGGATGGCTTTCGGCGAACACTCGACACGCTGCTATGAGCACGGAACGGCTCGACGCGCGCGCGGCCTTCGAGCGCGGTGAGATCGAGAAGCACGAGTTCGCGAAGCGGATGGCACAGCTTCACGACGTGCTGCGCGAGTACGGAGAGCTCGTGCGCGGGACCGACGTGGAGGGGATCGAGATCACCGATGGGCAGGTCGTTCTCCGCAGCCGATACGGCGGTGCCAGATTCCCGTGCGATCCCCGGGATCGCGGCATCCCGCCGATCGTGGCGCTGAACTTCGGAGGCTACGAGCGGAAGGACTTCGAGATGGTGCGGCGGCTGTTCCCGCCGGGAGGCACTTTCGTCGACGTCGGCGCGAACATCGGGTGGTACTCCGTCCACGTCGCGCTCGGAGATCCTGCCGCGCGCGTCATCGCCATCGAGCCGGTGGCGGCGTCGCGCGCCTGGCTCGTTCGCGCGGTCGCGCTCAACGGCCTGGCCAACGTTCAAGTGGTCGCGCGCGCGATCTCCGATCGGGTCGGCGAGGTTGTCCTCTTCGTCAGCGAGGGGATTGCGGGAGCGGCATCCGCGGCGCCTGCGGAGATCCTGCAGGGCGCCGAGCCCGTGTCCGTCGGTGCGACCACGCTGGACGACCTCGCGCGGGTGCACGACGTGCGCGCCGATTTCCTCAAGCTCGACATCGAGGGTGGCGAGTTCGCTGCGCTCCGTGGTGCGCGACGCATGCTCGAGCGCGACCGTCCGATGGTGTTCGCGGAGATGCTTCGGAAGCTCAGCAAGCCGTTCGGCTACCACCCGAATGAGATCATCTCATATCTCGCGGAGCTCGAGTATCGCTGCTTCCGAGTGGAGAATGCGTCCTTGGTGCCGTTCACGACCATGGACGAGGCGACGGTGGAGACCAACTTCTTCTTCCTGCACCGCGGCGCGCACGAGGGGGTGATTGCGCGTCTCGCCGTGGCTCGCTAG